In Kitasatospora sp. NBC_00240, the following are encoded in one genomic region:
- a CDS encoding MFS transporter, whose protein sequence is MAVTRARQPLVTPALPVRSRLAHPALLLTGILLVALNMRACLAAISPMVGEVQQTFGLSSTASGLITTVPVLFQGLGAPLTPRLTRRFGTERVVLGAVLVLGAGVLLRVLPSIAALYGGCVVIGVAIAVLNVSLPGLVKREFPTKAATMTGVYSTTMLVGATLAAGVSVPLEKALGGGWQASLGAWSVLALIAAVAWLPQVLRSRQERAVVAAAPVGRPIEGIWRSPLAWRISLFMGISSLLVYTLVAWLPTILADHGMDRGEAGLVFAFSNLVQVAGAFLVPLAAGRMTRQRGLAVAMAGLNGLGIAVLLLAPVSGAWVSAAVLGIAQGGSLGLALAFIVLRTGSAAGAAQLGGMTQAVGYLVAAAGPVGAGALHQLTGSWTTPLVLLLVLAGVAAVAGWGAGRNRTL, encoded by the coding sequence ATGGCAGTCACCCGTGCCCGGCAGCCGCTGGTCACCCCCGCGCTCCCCGTCCGCAGCAGGCTCGCCCACCCGGCGCTGCTGCTCACCGGCATCCTGCTGGTCGCCCTCAACATGCGGGCCTGCCTGGCCGCGATCTCGCCGATGGTCGGCGAGGTCCAGCAGACCTTCGGCCTGTCCTCCACCGCGAGCGGACTGATCACCACCGTGCCGGTGCTGTTCCAGGGCCTCGGCGCACCGCTCACCCCCCGGCTGACCCGGCGCTTCGGCACCGAGCGGGTGGTGCTCGGCGCGGTGCTGGTGCTCGGCGCCGGCGTACTGCTGCGGGTGCTGCCGTCGATCGCCGCGCTGTACGGGGGCTGTGTGGTGATCGGGGTGGCGATCGCCGTCCTGAACGTCTCGTTGCCGGGGCTGGTCAAGCGGGAGTTCCCCACCAAGGCGGCCACCATGACGGGCGTCTACTCGACCACCATGCTGGTCGGCGCGACGCTGGCGGCCGGTGTCTCGGTGCCGCTGGAGAAGGCGCTCGGCGGCGGCTGGCAGGCCTCGCTCGGCGCCTGGTCGGTGCTGGCGCTGATCGCCGCGGTGGCCTGGCTGCCGCAGGTCCTGCGCTCCCGCCAGGAGCGGGCCGTGGTGGCCGCGGCCCCGGTCGGGCGGCCGATCGAGGGGATCTGGCGCTCCCCGCTGGCCTGGCGGATCAGCCTCTTCATGGGCATCTCCTCGCTGCTGGTCTACACCCTGGTCGCCTGGCTGCCGACGATCCTGGCCGACCACGGCATGGACCGCGGCGAGGCCGGTCTGGTCTTCGCGTTCAGCAACCTGGTCCAGGTGGCGGGCGCGTTCCTGGTGCCGCTCGCGGCCGGCCGGATGACCCGTCAGCGCGGCCTGGCGGTGGCGATGGCCGGCCTGAACGGCCTGGGCATCGCCGTCCTGCTGCTCGCCCCGGTGTCCGGCGCCTGGGTGTCGGCCGCCGTCCTCGGGATCGCCCAGGGCGGTTCGCTGGGCCTGGCACTGGCCTTCATCGTGCTGCGGACCGGCAGTGCGGCGGGCGCCGCCCAGCTCGGCGGCATGACCCAGGCGGTCGGCTACCTGGTGGCGGCGGCCGGCCCGGTCGGCGCCGGGGCCCTGCACCAGCTGACCGGCAGCTGGACGACCCCGCTGGTGCTGCTGCTGGTGCTGGCCGGCGTGGCCGCGGTGGCCGGCTGGGGCGCGGGCCGCAACCGCACGCTCTGA
- a CDS encoding ABC transporter permease subunit → MNTTVARLTVRGLLGRRRGVLLLVVPALLLIISVIAANTDGDKHDLTVKILGQLSLGTLVPILGLVVGTGAIATEIDDGSIVYLLSKPLPRRLIITTKLAVAIGTTWVIAAVPTFVAGLILYGTKDDLALAFTVGTLVAGAAYSALFLLLGVVTRHAVVAGLAYALVWESLIGNFVKGARTLSIQQWGLSVAEAVAGEGAITADVALGVAVPLLVVVTVAAAVLASVKLAGLTLAAED, encoded by the coding sequence GTGAACACGACCGTCGCCAGGCTGACCGTACGCGGCCTGCTGGGCCGCCGGCGCGGCGTCCTGCTGCTGGTCGTCCCCGCCCTGCTGCTGATCATCTCGGTGATCGCGGCGAACACCGACGGGGACAAGCACGACCTGACCGTCAAGATCCTCGGACAGCTGTCGCTCGGCACCCTGGTGCCGATCCTCGGCCTGGTCGTCGGCACCGGCGCGATCGCCACCGAGATCGACGACGGCTCGATCGTCTACCTGCTGTCCAAGCCGCTGCCCCGCCGGCTGATCATCACCACCAAGCTGGCCGTGGCGATCGGCACCACCTGGGTCATCGCGGCCGTCCCCACCTTCGTCGCCGGGCTGATCCTGTACGGCACGAAGGACGATCTGGCGCTCGCCTTCACCGTCGGCACCCTGGTCGCCGGCGCCGCGTACAGCGCGCTGTTCCTGCTGCTCGGCGTGGTCACCCGGCACGCCGTGGTGGCCGGCCTGGCGTACGCGCTGGTCTGGGAGAGCCTGATCGGCAACTTCGTGAAGGGCGCCCGGACGCTGAGCATCCAGCAGTGGGGCCTGTCGGTGGCCGAGGCGGTGGCCGGCGAGGGCGCGATCACGGCGGACGTGGCGCTGGGCGTGGCCGTCCCGCTGCTGGTCGTGGTCACGGTGGCGGCAGCGGTGCTGGCCTCGGTGAAGCTGGCCGGGCTGACGCTGGCCGCCGAGGACTGA
- a CDS encoding ABC transporter ATP-binding protein, translating to MATITIDKVSRWFGNVVAVNDVSMTIGPGVTGLLGPNGAGKSTLIHMMSGFLAPSAGEVTLDGARIWRNQEVYRQIGLVPERESMYDFLTGWEFVLANAELHGLADPGAAAERALGLVEMTYAQDRKTGTYSKGMKQRVKMASALVHEPAVLLLDEPFNGMDPRQRLQLMELLRRFGADGRTVLFSSHILEEVEQLARHIEVVVAGRHAASGDFRRIRRLMTDRPHRYLVRSSDDRRLAAALIADGSTAGIELDRQEKALRVQAINFQGFTTLLPKVAQEAGIRLYTVSPADESLESVFSYLVSS from the coding sequence ATGGCCACCATCACCATCGACAAGGTCTCCCGCTGGTTCGGCAACGTGGTCGCCGTCAACGACGTCAGCATGACGATCGGCCCCGGCGTCACCGGTCTGCTCGGCCCCAACGGCGCGGGCAAGTCCACCCTCATCCACATGATGAGCGGCTTCCTCGCGCCCTCGGCCGGCGAGGTCACCCTGGACGGCGCCCGGATCTGGCGCAACCAGGAGGTCTACCGGCAGATCGGGCTCGTCCCGGAGCGGGAGTCGATGTACGACTTCCTCACCGGCTGGGAGTTCGTCCTCGCCAACGCCGAGCTGCACGGCCTGGCCGACCCGGGCGCCGCCGCCGAGCGGGCGCTCGGCCTGGTGGAGATGACGTACGCCCAGGACCGGAAGACCGGCACCTACTCCAAGGGCATGAAGCAGCGGGTCAAGATGGCCTCGGCCCTGGTCCACGAGCCGGCGGTGCTGCTGCTCGACGAGCCGTTCAACGGCATGGACCCGCGCCAGCGCCTGCAGCTGATGGAGCTGCTGCGCCGGTTCGGCGCCGACGGCCGGACGGTGCTGTTCTCCTCGCACATCCTGGAGGAGGTCGAGCAGTTGGCCCGGCACATCGAGGTCGTGGTGGCCGGCCGGCACGCCGCCTCCGGCGACTTCCGCCGGATCCGCCGGCTGATGACCGACCGCCCGCACCGCTACCTGGTCCGCTCCAGCGACGACCGCAGGCTCGCCGCCGCGCTGATCGCCGACGGTTCGACGGCCGGCATCGAGCTGGACCGGCAGGAGAAGGCGCTGCGCGTCCAGGCGATCAACTTCCAGGGCTTCACCACCCTGCTGCCGAAGGTCGCCCAGGAGGCCGGCATCCGGCTGTACACCGTCTCCCCGGCGGACGAGTCGCTGGAGAGCGTCTTCTCCTACCTCGTCTCCTCCTGA
- a CDS encoding ABC transporter permease, with the protein MSLPPETRTAETGVIHDIGYRGYTGPRLGRGYATRSLFTQGLRAAYGLGRSGRSKVLPMLVLAVVALPAVVVVAVAIVQGRAELPLDYPNYPSALGLVVELFVAAQAPVLMSRDLRHNTVPLYFSRPITRGDYVRAKFGAMVVAMLLLMTTPMVLLYLGAVLGGMPFGHNTAHFLYGLAAALLYALVYSAVGLLIAASTPRRGFGVAAIMGFLVVSQGIATVILGIAGGLDGRVPPESANWVGLLSPGWLVGGLVTRLFGLGTAADLHAPGALGVTVFALEAAVIVAGSYGLLRRRYRGI; encoded by the coding sequence ATGTCGCTGCCTCCTGAGACCAGGACGGCCGAGACCGGCGTCATCCACGACATCGGCTACCGCGGCTACACCGGCCCGCGACTGGGCCGCGGCTACGCCACCCGCTCGCTCTTCACCCAGGGCCTGCGCGCCGCCTACGGGCTCGGCCGCTCCGGCAGGTCCAAGGTGCTGCCGATGCTCGTGCTGGCCGTGGTCGCGCTGCCGGCCGTGGTCGTCGTGGCCGTCGCGATCGTGCAGGGCCGCGCGGAGCTGCCGCTGGACTACCCGAACTACCCGAGCGCCCTGGGGCTGGTCGTCGAACTGTTCGTCGCCGCCCAGGCACCGGTGCTGATGTCCCGGGACCTGCGCCACAACACCGTCCCGCTGTACTTCTCCCGGCCGATCACCCGTGGCGACTACGTCCGCGCCAAGTTCGGCGCCATGGTCGTCGCGATGCTGCTGCTGATGACCACCCCGATGGTGCTGCTCTACCTCGGCGCGGTGCTCGGCGGGATGCCCTTCGGCCACAACACCGCGCACTTCCTGTACGGGCTGGCGGCGGCCCTGCTGTACGCCCTGGTGTACTCGGCGGTCGGCCTGCTGATCGCGGCGAGCACACCGCGTCGCGGCTTCGGCGTCGCGGCGATCATGGGGTTCCTGGTGGTCAGCCAGGGCATCGCGACCGTCATCCTCGGCATCGCCGGCGGCCTGGACGGCCGGGTGCCGCCGGAGTCCGCGAACTGGGTCGGCCTGCTGTCGCCGGGCTGGCTGGTGGGGGGCCTGGTCACCCGGCTCTTCGGCCTGGGCACCGCCGCCGACCTGCACGCCCCCGGCGCCCTCGGCGTCACCGTGTTCGCCCTGGAGGCGGCCGTCATCGTGGCCGGCTCGTACGGGCTGCTCCGGCGCCGCTACCGCGGCATCTGA
- a CDS encoding ABC transporter ATP-binding protein codes for MSSAASGHYLVSVSTVIKTDGLTKRFPRVTALDQLTVEVQPGVVGLVGANGAGKSTLIKILLGLAPATSGTGQVLGLDIATEGSAIRERVGYMPEHDCLPPDVSATEFVVHMARMAGLPAAAARERTADTLRHVGLYEERYRPMGGYSTGMKQRVKLAQALVHDPRLVLLDEPTNGLDPVGRDDMLALIRRVHSDFGISVLVTTHLLGELERTCDHLVVIDGGRLLRSSSTASFTEATQVLAVEVTDHPDDASYDAGDAVRRRLADAGLTVGAEGTRVLLVGIENDGTYDTIRDTVAGLGLGLVRLEQRRHRVAEIFTDEAPAPAAGAADAPEGGTADVAAS; via the coding sequence ATGTCCAGCGCGGCCTCCGGCCACTACCTTGTGAGCGTGTCCACTGTCATCAAGACGGACGGCCTCACCAAGAGGTTCCCCCGGGTCACCGCCCTCGACCAGCTCACCGTAGAGGTGCAGCCCGGGGTGGTCGGTCTGGTCGGGGCGAACGGCGCGGGCAAGTCCACACTCATCAAGATCCTGCTCGGACTGGCCCCGGCCACCTCCGGCACCGGCCAGGTCCTCGGCCTGGACATCGCCACCGAGGGATCGGCGATCCGTGAACGGGTCGGCTACATGCCCGAGCACGACTGCCTCCCGCCGGACGTGTCGGCGACCGAGTTCGTGGTGCACATGGCCCGGATGGCCGGCCTGCCGGCCGCCGCCGCCCGCGAGCGGACCGCCGACACGCTGCGCCACGTCGGCCTGTACGAGGAGCGGTACCGCCCGATGGGCGGCTACTCCACCGGCATGAAGCAGCGGGTGAAGCTCGCCCAGGCGCTGGTCCACGACCCCCGGCTGGTGCTGCTGGACGAGCCGACCAACGGCCTCGACCCGGTCGGCCGGGACGACATGCTCGCCCTGATCCGAAGGGTGCACTCCGACTTCGGCATCTCCGTCCTGGTCACCACCCACCTGCTGGGCGAGCTGGAGCGGACCTGCGACCACCTGGTGGTCATCGACGGCGGCCGGCTGCTGCGCTCCTCCTCCACCGCGTCCTTCACCGAGGCCACCCAGGTGCTCGCGGTCGAGGTCACGGACCATCCGGACGACGCCTCGTACGACGCCGGCGACGCCGTCCGCCGGCGGCTCGCCGACGCCGGGCTGACGGTCGGCGCGGAGGGTACCCGGGTGCTGCTGGTCGGCATCGAGAACGACGGCACCTACGACACGATCCGCGACACGGTGGCCGGCCTCGGCCTCGGCCTGGTCCGGCTGGAACAGCGCCGCCACCGGGTCGCCGAGATCTTCACCGACGAGGCCCCGGCGCCGGCCGCCGGGGCGGCGGACGCACCCGAGGGAGGTACCGCAGATGTCGCTGCCTCCTGA
- a CDS encoding LLM class flavin-dependent oxidoreductase codes for MRLSTVILPIHRWSEGQKVWRRAEDLGFHAAYTYDHLSWRSFREEPWFGAVPTLTAAATATERIRLGTLVTSPNFRHPVTLAKELISLDDISGGRMTVGVGVGGAGFDATATGQEAWTPKERADRFDEFLPLLDKLLTQDATTDHGRYYSAIEVRNIPGCVQRPRVPFYVAATGPRGLKLAAEHGQGWVTYGDPRGPADVPVEQAPAVIEAQLAKLAAACEARGRDVATLEKVLLQGSTAEQPLASLDAFVDWAGRYQELGITELVIHWPVPDSIFAVDPAVFERIATEGLAQLS; via the coding sequence ATGCGCTTGAGTACCGTTATCCTCCCCATCCACCGGTGGAGCGAGGGGCAGAAAGTCTGGCGGCGGGCCGAGGACCTCGGCTTCCACGCCGCCTACACCTACGACCACCTCTCCTGGCGGAGCTTCCGCGAGGAGCCCTGGTTCGGGGCCGTTCCCACGCTGACGGCCGCCGCGACCGCCACCGAGCGGATCCGCCTCGGCACCCTGGTCACCTCGCCGAACTTCCGGCACCCGGTGACCCTCGCCAAGGAGCTGATCTCGCTCGACGACATCTCCGGCGGGCGGATGACGGTCGGGGTCGGGGTCGGCGGGGCAGGCTTCGACGCGACGGCGACGGGACAGGAGGCGTGGACGCCCAAGGAGCGGGCGGACCGCTTCGACGAGTTCCTGCCGCTGCTGGACAAGCTGCTCACCCAGGACGCCACCACCGACCACGGCCGCTACTACTCGGCCATCGAGGTGCGGAACATCCCCGGGTGCGTGCAGCGGCCGCGAGTGCCGTTCTACGTGGCCGCCACCGGACCGCGCGGGCTGAAGCTGGCCGCCGAGCACGGGCAGGGCTGGGTGACGTACGGCGACCCGCGTGGCCCGGCGGACGTGCCGGTCGAGCAGGCGCCGGCCGTGATCGAGGCTCAGCTGGCCAAGCTCGCGGCCGCCTGCGAGGCGCGCGGGCGGGACGTGGCGACGCTGGAGAAGGTGCTGCTGCAGGGCTCGACGGCCGAGCAGCCGCTCGCCTCGCTGGACGCTTTCGTCGACTGGGCGGGGCGGTACCAGGAGTTGGGCATCACGGAGCTCGTCATCCACTGGCCGGTCCCGGACTCGATCTTCGCGGTCGACCCGGCGGTCTTCGAACGGATCGCCACCGAGGGTCTCGCGCAGCTGAGCTGA
- a CDS encoding right-handed parallel beta-helix repeat-containing protein, giving the protein MHNRRLVATSAALAAGLAFLPGQAYAADPAPNAVPAPAPSGWELPDAKTFTSPAGNSYRVQGQAAVAARSAAAPSTGRTVYVLTRTTCTSDTGTGTQAAPFCTLQHGVDAAAPGDTVRVDGKDEGISPPRTAENVVVHTSGLTITGGTNAPRIDGDNTGSTKPGLTLDGVSDVTISHLTVLTAGVPAALTVKGSSRITLDSVNVGAYGTAVAVDGASDTVAVTRSHVALFSAGATAISVAAGAKGVTLAGNLIGASGITNSGTYEQQISGITATGVQGLNITGNTVQRGCLPGIVVDGASTAVSIQNNLLVETENAAACDAGRPAVTVSAESAPATTTDYNDFYTASATGAGPYQWAGTAYPTVAVFRAAQTQGAHDTVEPVAPQPVNNGADWGVAYALQAGSAAIGTANQSAPGALTTDYFGHGPMSDRGAVRFRSNNPGFAMALTAKNSSAFGISLKLDVTTLPVAQDIYVEWGDGATDVLNFYGDKPVTTTAGHSYQKLGDYTITVTDYEKTGNTIRNTVKVSTLGSQYTAYGPKRLLDSRDGTGLAAAGRIPAYGTVKLKVGGAGGVPADATAAVLNLTVTGPAAEGHITAYPDGGQPPTTSNVNYRAGQTVPNLVMVPIGANGYVDLYNGSWGTTDLIADITGYFTPTAAAGFTPVGPSRLVDTRDGTGAPRNQIPGRSSIPVQIAGATPGLPGAGITAVALNVTVTNPHQDGHLIVYPSGQAVPTASNLNFTAGQTVANSVVVPVGADGRVQVFNGAWAGTDVIVDVVGYYSTSEKGAFIPVDPERLIDTRDPATWGGGPLKGRYYAYLPMTTRTDIPAFVFNATVTNTGDDGHLTVASDPNTLADYKGGYPYPVYAPNTSSLNWRRGSTVPNLVQVAPGRGLIDFFNESDGNIDLVVDIFGYYQND; this is encoded by the coding sequence GTGCACAACCGCCGTCTCGTTGCGACCTCTGCGGCTCTCGCCGCCGGGCTCGCCTTCCTGCCGGGGCAGGCGTACGCCGCCGACCCGGCCCCGAACGCCGTACCGGCTCCCGCGCCCAGCGGGTGGGAGCTGCCGGACGCCAAGACGTTCACCAGCCCGGCGGGCAACTCGTACCGGGTGCAGGGCCAGGCCGCGGTTGCCGCCCGGTCCGCCGCCGCGCCGTCCACCGGCCGGACCGTCTACGTGCTCACCCGCACCACCTGCACCTCCGACACCGGGACGGGCACCCAGGCGGCGCCGTTCTGCACCCTGCAGCACGGCGTGGACGCGGCCGCCCCCGGCGACACCGTCCGGGTCGACGGGAAGGACGAGGGGATCAGCCCGCCGCGCACCGCGGAGAACGTGGTCGTCCACACCTCCGGGCTGACCATCACCGGCGGAACCAACGCCCCGCGGATCGACGGGGACAACACCGGCTCCACCAAGCCCGGGCTGACCCTGGACGGGGTGAGCGATGTGACGATCAGCCACCTCACGGTCCTGACCGCCGGCGTGCCGGCCGCACTGACCGTCAAGGGTTCCAGCCGGATCACCCTCGACTCCGTCAACGTCGGCGCGTACGGCACCGCCGTGGCCGTCGACGGCGCGTCCGACACGGTCGCCGTCACCCGGTCGCACGTCGCACTGTTCAGCGCCGGTGCCACGGCGATCTCCGTGGCCGCCGGGGCGAAGGGCGTCACGCTGGCCGGCAACCTGATCGGCGCCTCGGGCATCACCAACTCCGGAACGTACGAGCAGCAGATCAGTGGCATCACCGCGACCGGGGTGCAGGGCCTGAACATCACCGGCAACACCGTCCAGCGCGGCTGCCTCCCCGGGATCGTGGTCGACGGCGCCTCGACGGCCGTGTCGATCCAGAACAACCTGCTGGTCGAGACCGAGAACGCGGCCGCCTGCGACGCCGGCCGGCCCGCCGTGACGGTCTCGGCCGAGTCCGCCCCGGCGACCACCACCGACTACAACGACTTCTACACCGCGTCCGCCACCGGCGCCGGGCCCTACCAGTGGGCCGGCACCGCGTACCCGACCGTCGCCGTCTTCCGGGCCGCGCAGACGCAGGGCGCGCACGACACCGTCGAACCCGTCGCGCCGCAGCCGGTCAACAACGGTGCGGACTGGGGCGTCGCCTACGCCCTGCAGGCCGGCTCCGCCGCGATCGGCACCGCCAACCAGTCCGCGCCCGGCGCGCTGACCACCGACTACTTCGGCCACGGCCCGATGTCCGACCGCGGCGCGGTCAGGTTCCGGAGCAACAACCCCGGCTTCGCGATGGCGCTGACCGCCAAGAACTCCAGCGCGTTCGGCATCTCGCTGAAGCTGGACGTGACCACCCTGCCGGTCGCCCAGGACATCTACGTCGAATGGGGCGACGGCGCCACCGACGTCCTCAACTTCTACGGCGACAAGCCGGTGACGACGACGGCGGGTCACAGCTACCAGAAGCTCGGCGACTACACGATCACGGTCACCGACTACGAGAAGACCGGCAACACCATCCGCAACACGGTGAAGGTCTCCACCCTCGGCTCGCAGTACACCGCGTACGGCCCGAAGCGGCTGCTGGACAGCCGGGACGGCACCGGTCTCGCGGCGGCCGGCCGGATCCCGGCGTACGGGACGGTCAAGCTGAAGGTCGGCGGCGCGGGCGGCGTCCCGGCCGACGCCACCGCCGCGGTGCTCAACCTGACCGTGACCGGTCCGGCCGCCGAGGGCCACATCACGGCGTACCCGGACGGCGGGCAGCCGCCGACCACCTCGAACGTCAACTACCGGGCCGGGCAGACCGTGCCGAACCTGGTGATGGTGCCGATCGGCGCCAACGGCTACGTCGACCTGTACAACGGCAGCTGGGGCACCACCGACCTGATCGCCGACATCACCGGCTACTTCACCCCGACGGCCGCGGCCGGCTTCACGCCCGTGGGCCCGAGCCGGCTGGTCGACACCCGGGACGGCACCGGCGCCCCGCGCAACCAGATCCCCGGCCGCAGCTCGATCCCGGTGCAGATCGCCGGCGCCACCCCCGGCCTGCCGGGCGCCGGCATCACCGCGGTCGCGCTGAACGTCACCGTCACCAACCCGCACCAGGACGGCCACTTGATCGTCTACCCGAGCGGGCAGGCCGTGCCCACGGCGTCCAACCTGAACTTCACCGCCGGGCAGACCGTGGCCAACTCGGTCGTCGTCCCGGTCGGCGCGGACGGCCGGGTCCAGGTGTTCAACGGCGCCTGGGCCGGGACCGACGTGATCGTCGACGTGGTCGGCTACTACAGCACCTCCGAGAAGGGCGCGTTCATCCCGGTCGACCCGGAGCGGCTGATCGACACCCGTGACCCGGCGACCTGGGGCGGCGGCCCGCTGAAGGGCCGCTACTACGCCTACCTGCCGATGACCACGCGCACCGACATCCCGGCGTTCGTCTTCAACGCCACCGTCACCAACACCGGCGACGACGGCCACCTGACCGTCGCCTCCGACCCGAACACCCTGGCCGACTACAAGGGCGGCTACCCGTATCCGGTGTACGCACCGAACACCTCCTCGCTGAACTGGCGGCGGGGCAGCACCGTGCCGAACCTGGTGCAGGTCGCGCCGGGCCGGGGCCTGATCGACTTCTTCAACGAGAGCGACGGCAACATCGACCTGGTCGTCGACATCTTCGGCTACTACCAGAACGACTGA